GCGGCAGGGCCGCGAGCAGGTCGAGACCGACGACGGCGAGCGGGCGGTCTCCCGGCTCGTCGCTCCCGAGACCTACCGGCTGACGAGACTCGCCGCGGTCGAGATCGCCGAGCGCGTCGTCGCCGGCGACGCGCCGACCGGCTTCCGGACGCCGGCGGGCGCGTTCGGCCCCGACCTGGTCCTCGATATCGAGGGCGTCGAGCGGACGGACGAGCCCGTCGAGACGGGACCGTAGCCGAACTACTCCTCGGTGGGCGCGTCGCCGTCGGTGGCTCCGCCACCGTAGTGTTCGCGCTCGACGCGCTCGTCGAACAGCCGCGAGAGCAGTCGCGTCATCGGGCCGACGCTCACGTCGATGCCGTCGACGCTCGTGACCGGGCGGATCTCCCACGTCGAGTTCGTGAGAAACACCTCGTCGGCGTCGCGCAGGTCGTCGAGCGTGTATCTCCCCGTCCGGACGGAGAACCCCTCCGATTCGGCCAGTTCGATCGCGGCCGACCGGGTCACGCCGGGGAGGATCGGCAGGTCGTCACTGGGGGTCTTCAGCGTCCCGCCGTCGACGAAGAAGAGATTGCTCGTCGCGCCCTCGGCGAGGTCGTCGTCGGTCGTCCGCATCACGGCCTCGTCGGCGGCGAAGTCGTCGGTGGCGGCCCGCCGGAGTTCGAGGCGAGCGAGGATCCCCGGGAGGTAGTTGTGCGTCTTGGCGTCGGCCGGCAGCGACTCGGCGGGCGGGCGCCGGGTTCGGACGGTCTGGACCGTCGCCGGCCCGTCCCACACGGGGTCGCCGTCGACGCCGCCGCGACCGAGCGGCGCGACGTAGACGACGACCGTCGGGTCCACGTCGGAGTCGGGCGTGAGTTTCCCCGGCTGGACGCCGCGGGTCACCGACACCTTGCAGTAGGCCTCGTCGAGGTCGTTGGCCGCGAGCGTGGCGTCGACACGCTCGCGCAGATCGTCGGGGACCGCCTCGCCGAACCCCAGCGTCTCGGCGGTCCGCCGGAGTCGGTCGCGGTGGGCCGCCCACTCGAAGGGGTCGCCGCCGTACACGCGCAGGGTCTCGAAGGCGCCGTCGCCGTACATGAATCCGCGGTCGCGGACGGAGACGGTCGCCACGTCGGCGGGGACGAGGTCTCCGTTCACGTGGTAGGTGAGGGGGTCGTCGCCGCGGTCGGCCGCGCCCGTTCCGTCGTCGCCGTCGCCCGGCTCGTCGCTCTCCGGGGTCGCGTCGTCGCTCACAGCGACCCC
The window above is part of the Halosimplex rubrum genome. Proteins encoded here:
- a CDS encoding aminotransferase class IV, giving the protein MNGDLVPADVATVSVRDRGFMYGDGAFETLRVYGGDPFEWAAHRDRLRRTAETLGFGEAVPDDLRERVDATLAANDLDEAYCKVSVTRGVQPGKLTPDSDVDPTVVVYVAPLGRGGVDGDPVWDGPATVQTVRTRRPPAESLPADAKTHNYLPGILARLELRRAATDDFAADEAVMRTTDDDLAEGATSNLFFVDGGTLKTPSDDLPILPGVTRSAAIELAESEGFSVRTGRYTLDDLRDADEVFLTNSTWEIRPVTSVDGIDVSVGPMTRLLSRLFDERVEREHYGGGATDGDAPTEE